The following coding sequences are from one Kallotenue papyrolyticum window:
- a CDS encoding MFS transporter — MLDERKQEAAQVVTAPAARVPDGTQGGDDQEKEKRVSYAALLRNPNFRLLWLGQAISTLGSYFTRVVIPVYVYDLTQSYAHLGFSAFSSLIASLLFGLVAGALVDRWDRRRMMIAVDLANAGLLAVLFVMTLAPLTVTYKLVGLYAINFLTALLRELFTPARIAIFTEVVAERELLTANSLDQATSGFSELLSYPLASIVLLSLGPGIAFGIDALTFLASAVLLLGVRVQRAETQREERQPLIKEIAAGVHLINRLPLVRMVVLLSLVVPLMISWYNTLQLPFVVDALHSTKELGFPIMEGSVTLGFALGVLALGWWGQRIARSRLIVFGIVGLGLLIALQGLIPLVGAHLERQPVSIYGLSLLLFLVLPCTLCIGAMNSLVFAGVRTVLQEETPRAALGRVASVVSVASGLGFAIGALLTGLADGRVALVICLIGIAIAVVGIISQWFFNRYQSFASRAEQVVALRALGE, encoded by the coding sequence ACGGTACGCAGGGTGGGGACGATCAGGAGAAGGAGAAGCGTGTGAGTTATGCGGCGCTGCTGCGTAATCCAAATTTTCGGTTGTTGTGGCTGGGACAGGCGATTTCGACCCTGGGGAGTTATTTCACGCGCGTGGTTATACCCGTTTATGTGTATGATCTGACGCAATCGTATGCGCATCTGGGATTCAGTGCTTTTTCTTCGCTGATAGCCTCCTTGTTATTTGGTCTGGTAGCCGGCGCGCTGGTGGATCGCTGGGATCGCCGGCGCATGATGATCGCTGTGGATCTGGCCAATGCTGGGTTGCTGGCGGTGTTATTCGTCATGACCTTAGCGCCGCTGACGGTGACCTATAAGCTGGTAGGACTCTATGCGATCAATTTTCTGACCGCCCTGTTGCGTGAGCTGTTCACGCCTGCCCGCATTGCGATCTTTACCGAGGTGGTCGCAGAGCGCGAGTTGCTGACGGCCAACTCCTTGGATCAGGCGACCTCCGGCTTTAGCGAGCTGCTGAGCTATCCCCTGGCCAGCATTGTGCTGCTGTCGCTCGGCCCCGGCATTGCCTTCGGCATCGACGCGCTTACCTTTCTGGCATCGGCGGTCCTGTTGCTGGGTGTGCGGGTCCAGCGGGCCGAGACGCAGCGCGAAGAGCGCCAACCGCTGATCAAAGAGATTGCCGCGGGCGTGCACCTGATCAATCGTCTGCCTCTGGTGCGCATGGTGGTGCTGTTGAGCCTGGTCGTGCCGCTGATGATCTCGTGGTACAACACCCTGCAACTGCCTTTCGTGGTGGACGCGCTGCACAGCACCAAGGAGCTGGGCTTTCCGATCATGGAAGGCTCGGTGACGCTGGGCTTCGCGCTGGGGGTGCTGGCGCTGGGCTGGTGGGGGCAACGCATTGCGCGCAGTCGGTTGATTGTATTCGGGATTGTTGGCCTGGGCCTGCTGATCGCGCTGCAGGGCTTGATCCCCCTGGTTGGTGCACACCTCGAGCGGCAGCCAGTCTCGATCTACGGCTTGAGCCTCTTGCTCTTTTTGGTATTACCGTGTACACTGTGCATCGGCGCGATGAACAGCCTCGTGTTTGCCGGCGTTCGCACGGTTTTACAAGAGGAAACACCGCGCGCGGCATTAGGCCGAGTCGCCAGCGTTGTGAGTGTTGCGTCAGGTCTCGGCTTTGCCATCGGCGCGCTGCTCACCGGCCTGGCCGACGGGCGCGTGGCGTTGGTTATCTGCCTAATTGGCATCGCCATCGCCGTTGTTGGTATCATTAGCCAGTGGTTTTTCAATCGATACCAGTCCTTTGCCAGTCGCGCTGAGCAGGTTGTAGCGCTGCGGGCGCTCGGCGAATAA